The genome window ACTTCGTGAAGAACGCGCTCAAGATAATGCTTCTCCTGCCGCACATCTTCAATCTGTTGCGGCCCGGATGTCTCGCGTTCAATCGTCACCGATCCTGTGTATCCCACGCGATGCAGCCTGGTGAATACCTCGCGGAAGTTAACCAGCCCCTTGCCGATCAATACTTCTTCCCCGAGATTGCTGGGATCGGTCGGCCACTTGCCATCCTTGGCATGGATGCTGCGAATATGCGGTCCCAGAATATCCACCGCGTCCACAGGATTCGCTTTCCCGTACAGGATCAAATTCGCAGTATCCAGCCCTACCGCCAGATTTGGCATAGCCACATCGCGAATCATCCGCGACATTGTCGTCGGCGTCTCCTGCCCCGTCTCCATCAGGAAGTACTGCCCATTTCCATGGCAATGCTCCGCTACCGTGCGAATGGCCTCAACGGCTCCTGGATAGAGAGGATCGGCGGGGTCTTCAGGCATGAATCCGCAGTGCGTCTGCACCTGTTCTACGCTTAACTCTTTGGCAAAATCCGATACCTGGCGTAGAGCGTCAATACGCGCAGTCCGAGTCTTCAAGGGGATCACACCAATTGTCGAAGGTCCGCGATTGAAGTTCCATTCCAGAGGCCCTGGTCCAACCACTTCGACGGTCGTAACCGTGACGTTATACTTCGCCAGCAGCTCGCGATATTGCGTCACAACATCCGGCGTGAACTTTCCAATATAACCATCTAAAGATAAAAAGCAGTTGGAAAATCCAAGATCGCGCAACACGCGAAAGTGTTGTTCTGGATCACTGAAAGG of Acidicapsa ligni contains these proteins:
- a CDS encoding sugar phosphate isomerase/epimerase family protein, which encodes MDRRMFLGMGAAALAADGLQSVSGFAATPATRLKPMELGLLIAPFSDPEQHFRVLRDLGFSNCFLSLDGYIGKFTPDVVTQYRELLAKYNVTVTTVEVVGPGPLEWNFNRGPSTIGVIPLKTRTARIDALRQVSDFAKELSVEQVQTHCGFMPEDPADPLYPGAVEAIRTVAEHCHGNGQYFLMETGQETPTTMSRMIRDVAMPNLAVGLDTANLILYGKANPVDAVDILGPHIRSIHAKDGKWPTDPSNLGEEVLIGKGLVNFREVFTRLHRVGYTGSVTIERETSGPQQIEDVRQEKHYLERVLHEVMA